The segment AATTAAATGGAAAACCCTCTTcaggttttttaaaataataacaagCTGTAATAAAGTAATCATAAAGCCTGTATGTGCAGCATATTTACAGGATAGATGGGGGATTACTGTCTGTCACAGTGTCTTCTTTGCTGTGACCACTAGGAGTTGCCAAAGTCTGAAAATATCAAATCTGACACAGAGGAGCTTTAAGGACAGATCAAGGCCTGACGAACTTGTTAACTGTCAGCACACTGCTTGAAGTTCCCTGAGCTCTCGCCTCAATAGAAAATTAATGGAGTTCTGAGTTGTGTGATCCAGTATTTCATTATTGATAtatctttgtctctgtgttgtgTGACAGTCACTGAGAGCTCAGAGACATCCTCCCAGTGCACCTCCAGTGACAGTGTCACAGGGCTGAGCACCCTCACTATACCCGGGCACCCCAGCATCGTCATGGACtcctacaacaacaacaacaacgagcCCCCCTCTTTTCTGTGCTCCTCCACGCCTCACTCCTCCATCACCTCTCCTTCGATATTCCAGAAAGAAGAAGACCTCCAACCCCAGGCCACCAAGTTCATCACAGCAGTGAGTGTTTGATCACATACTCTCATACACTAAGATCACCTGATGTTGTACGGCTGCGAACATCACGTTGCTTCATGTGAATATACTTTGTGAAGAACAGTATCAAATCAAATATAACTGTACTGACACCCATTTATATTTTGTGGCTCTTTCTCATGTCGTGTTTTATTTAAAGCCTTCCTCTAAATAGAGGTATGAATACTTAACCCcagaacatttttttctgcttctaTTTTTATATTGATCATGTGAAAGATGTTTGTAGGTTTACCACATGAGGTACTTCCCTTTTTACGAGGGCTGGGCGATGTAGAGAAATCAAataacacaatatttttgaccgaATACCTCGCTATCGATATTGCGACAGTAATGTAAAGTTGAGTATTGGTGTTTTCACAAATTATTTATACAATAAGATTGCATCTAATCATCAGttatgtggatataatgacgaAGTAGTTAAAGGCAATTAATACaagaacagtctggtaaattcagaaaattacacttcactgtaatgcagcctttaaaaccagaaaaagacaacatCTACAATATTACAATATGCAAATTTAAAGACTATATCTactctcatatcacaatatattatacattgcccagccctactttttACACTGTCTATATATCCATATATACTATCTATATCTAACTAtatcttttcttgtttttctgattCCATTACGTAATTTTCTGTTATTATTGAAAGAGAGTTCATCTACCTGATAAAAAAGGCTGCACATATTTTTCTACCTGACCCTCTTATTTACTCCATAATATACTCTATGCACTGGTACAGGGTAAAGGGCATTTAAGTCTGGGGCCTAtggtatattttgttttatttaaatacatagatttaatgtatttttatttgtcagaAGTCTTTACTCTCGTTGGATAATTTTGTACATTGGATTCTCTGGAAGCAATAAAGTTATAGTGCTTCTCTTTTAAGATCTGCAGATTACATGTTGCTAAAATGTCGGTTCATAGAGTGATGCTGCATAAATTAATATTATGAAATGCTTGTGCTCTCCAAATGTAGTTTTACTTTTACTCAACAAAAGCAATAGAGGTTAGAAAGGGTAGAGATTAGATTGTATGTTATTTGACTGAAGAAGCCTAAATCCTGGAACATATGTGATTATAAAGCCCGATTATAACCCTGATTTTGCTGTGAtgattgatttaaaaaagaGGTTCAGGAATCAAATCTGTCACCCTCTGAGTAGGTTTGCAGTGGTATACCAGTTTCATAGTTTaccattttaattaaaattatataataataataataataataataataataataatttgttttgtttgatttgctTTGTTAGTTTTGATCTAAACATGGTTACAAACATGGTTTTGCatgaaaataagacaacaatgaaaacacatatttaaaaaacagtaataaaaaaagtaattatcaGGCATTCAAATGAAAAGCTTTCCTATAAAAATGTGCTTTAAGCATTGATTTAAAACAGGGGGAATATGCCTAATCTCAGCCTCATCTCCTCAAGCAGAGAATTCCAGATCCTTGGGACCTTGATGGCAAAAGCCAGGTCACCTTTAGTTGCCAGCCTCTATCAAGGGACGACTAGTGAGGGTAGGCTTGTGAGTATCTTAGGTGACAACTTGAAGTGTAGGTTGTCAGAAGCTCAGCTATATAACTGGGGGCTAAACCGTATTGagctttaaaagttattaaaagaatcaaTTCTGAAGTTGGCAGTTTTCTTTTGCAGCTTGAATTATTATCATTGTGTAATTCTCTGAGATGGTTATCATCATGTGAAAATCTCACACTGTTTTAAACAAGTTCTGCATAAGCTTTAGACAAAGCACAGATGTTGCAATGATGTTGAacgtgtttgtttttccagctgTAAAATTTATGTATCTGAATATGAACCAGTACTTCATGTAGAGAAAACAGTCATCTGCAAAAGTCTTTACATTAGACAATATATTCCTCGATTCATTACCAGCCTTTGCTCTCAAATGTAAATTGTCTTCTCATGAACAGCTGtgataaaatgttaaagttgatTAGACTGCTTCTTACAGAGTCTGAGAGCTAAATATTTGAATAATCAGGTATTATTTTGAGTTATATTTCAGCCTCTGCGGCTTTGAAAGCAAGTGATAGACAAAAGCCGAATCTTCAGTTTTACTTACCacctttttgctgttttgtttttaccagaGCAAGACCGCTCATATAGCAGTAGGCCTCTCTACTGTGGTCTGACTCAGAGCTGAGGGGTTTTAGCTCAGTAAGTAACCGGTGTCAAAAGAGTGGACATCTGTGTTGTCCCCCCTCACAGCCTCATTAACAACTGTGAGGAACCTGTGGCCTGACTACTAatctgtgtgcacatgtgcttTTGGAGCCTGTGTTGTGAGCTGCATGGCAGTGTGTCCTGGTGGGTTAGAGGGCTCTCCTCCTGACGggtgtttttgtcttgtttacTTATGGCTCTTTGTCATGTCTCTTGGTTTCCTCGTCCTCTCATTCTCCTCTGTGCATCCGTCTGACATGAGGGTGGAAATTGTGTTATGAACTAAGTGTTGTGAACAGTCTTATATACGTTTGAACACACGCATGCCTTTGTTTTGGGGCTTTGGAATGCAgttatatttctttatttttgttgttgtcgaTGCCTGAGTTTTGTGGTTTTTTAACAAACTGTTTAActtgttctttttatttgtttctaaTGTTTAAATTCAGCCTTGATTGCACTGAATTGGATAAAAAGTGAACTGCATGACGACAATATATTAAAAGATTGGGTGCATAAAATATTACAGTGCAAATTGGTTAGCCTCatctttaattacatttatttggaATCAATAATTTAGGTGTTGGCCTTTATTGTAGGACctaaacagcaataaaacactCAAATAATCTCGTAAAAGAAATATTCCCCACATTGAGAAATCACTCTAAATGTATGGTCAACTTGTAACCAGTGAGACCCCAAAAGTAGTTTTAAATACATAATTCTGTGGCTGTTAAAAGTGTCATgaaatagaattaaaaaaaccaaacatgttTGCTCCTCTACGCGTTTTATTATAGATTCAGGCAaaagtatttttactttaatgcatttaaatgtgcaATAGCCTCCCCAAAATCTCCCCCGCTGTTTATCTCTGTTACTTTTAAAGAAACACATTCCTCAACCGTCAGTCGAAGGTAAAAATTATTTTCAGTGTCTTTTCATGCTTTTCACAGTCATCTAATcataaatattcagtttaaaatCATAGCAATATTATGGACTTAAACATGTCAAGTATGAAAGACTTTACATATGCACACATTTTGACAGaagcatgtgtttgtgcagccaaagtaaaacatcaaaaaatTACCCAGGTTTAAAAAACCACTGGTTTAAGAAAGAAACTTTGAAAATTGCATTAGAAATGATAGATATTGGACATGTCTGTATAACTTGTTACATCTTACACAACTCAttatggctaaaaaaaaaagaagttttgcTCACCTCCTTGATGTTGTACGCAACACTGATATCAGTTTAAGGGATTTAGGATACCCCCTAAACTTAATCGTAGAATTATAGTTTTGACAAAATCTATAATCTTAGAAATCACCTTTGTATTATGTTGTTATGGCAATGTAATTGCtacctggattatgttcagtaACAACTTGTCtttcaaataataaaacactacATTCATGTAACACGTAGGCTTTGGAAGGAAGTGGTGGGTGAGACCAGCAGGTGTACAAAGTGCATGACCTAGACCACAGAACTTTGGGTCTGTGTCCAGTCTTCTGTCTTTAGGTTAAAGTTAAGGAAAGAAGTCATTCAAAAAAAGCCAAGTTACTACGAATGTATTGCAAGATTGCCAAATATGGGTTACAGCTGAGCATTTTGCTGATatgttcagtatcaacattttttcaagcTTGCCAGATTTgttaattagcaacatttcctcataatgttaataaaaaaaatgtatgttgttTCTTGGCATTACATCTCCTTCTAAATCtatttcctgtttcaaattaggtgtatataaatgtaatttctagtAGACAGGGCTGGTTTAGAGGTTTTTAAATTGACCCTTTAGCTGACTGACATTTTTAACATTGCATGCTgactcaaataaaataatttgaatgCATGATTTGCAAAGAAGAGGTTTTTCTAAATCTCCTTTCTTGTGTTTTCCTTATTTCCTTGTAGCTGTGAAGACCTCGAGCTGAATGCTACTCAATGCTGCAGCAGTTTGTATATCAGGACCaggagataaaaataaaaggagTCCAGCTTCGCAGCACTAAGACTTTAACGGATGAAGCTCAGCTGTTAATGACATTTCATTATGATTCTGTAAATTGGAAACTGACACATAATATACACTGCCATGATGGTACGTCTGTGGtctgtacatttgttttaatgaactAGGTATGAATCAGTGTTTATATTGTAGATGagttttttatgtattttacaaaacaaaaaaaatagcaGGCAGATCAACCCAGAGAATGTTGTACTgtcatatttcttttcttttgtcgCCAGTCCTGTTATAAGTTTGTACAGatgattaaaatgtttaaaacatgtTGTTGTGTTCATTTCTTTGGCACAGTGACGTTTGACATGAAATTAAGTGTTTCCAGTTAGAAATAACTGTATAACACACGAATCCATCATAGCTCAGTAAAGTTTTCTGAAACTAACTGTAAGTGTGaatgcagctgaaaacacattGCAGATATTTCCACTGATAAAAAAGCACAAGTGtaaaaccacacacagagaCCCTCGCAGGTAGACTGACAGAGCAGCACTATGAGGCCAGCTACTACCGTTGCACAGAGAGACGCAGAGGTTGAGGAAGATGAAGGGTGGTTTTTCCTTCACATGACAGAAGCTGACATCTATTTACCACAAGCACTGTGTTCTCGGTCCGAGTCAAACATCAGACGCAGACCACAGCCCCGAGCCTGTTCAGCAGGAGTTACAGCTCTGATAAAGGCAATCGAGACAGAACAGAAAGCCACGCCTgatgtacaaaaaaaataaacaagtctGCTGATACAGTCTCTTAACTTCTTTACTTTAAGTCCTAATATACAGCCACCTGGTCCTCTGCATACAAACACTTAATTTGAAGTGTTAATTTCCTCAAATGTCATCTTCTTCAGCTCAATCATGGTGATTTGGCACGTCTCGCTTTCACGAACCAGAAGCAGAGGACTGCGGAGAGAAAAATCTCGAGCCCCAGCACGCAAAGTTCAAGCACCTCCATCTGTCAGAAACATAAAGATCATCAAGTAtacatttgtttcatattttcaaaaaaaaaacatgctaaaAAAGCACTTTGAAGTGTTTCCTTCAGTCATATTCGTTACATGGTCTTACCCTCAAATGCTGATCATTTTTCGGAGACCAGTCAGCCAGGTCGACACTTATCAGACAAGATGAAACTACAGCTACAACAATGCAGCCACAGTTCACCCCGAAGGATATCTGGAACATGAACCATACATTAATTTCTCATTAATTCACCTTCACCCACTGGTGCCCCCAGAAATTTCCATAAGGGAGGTCTAATGGGGCCACTGAAATTCTTGGGGTGGCATATCAAAACCAAAAGACATAACTCAATGTTTGGAGTTAGCTGACGCTGTTAACGTGTAAAGGCTAGTTGAAAACTTTGTGAATACggagagttaaggaatcacatAATGATGTACTGTGGTTACAGTTAATGCTACTAATTATGTGATGTGCATAGACTTATATAGCCTCATGAGACCATCCTGATTTTAATCTCTGGAAGGTGTTTAGAGCGGCAGCAGAGCCAGATTAATACATAGGTAGAGCGAAACATaatgttgagctcacgtcatcaggatggtcaAACCAAGCTAAGACTTATACCGGTGCATTTAACATTTTGACTTCCACAGcagtcctgttttaatgtgttatataTCCATACGTTAGGTGGTTTATTGCTgttcaaataggctggttgtaCTTTGCATcgaaagacaaatatacagctttaaattAAAGGAGCATATTGATGGTAATGAACAAAACATatactgggaacaagccttcccatgtttaggggagactcgtgggtacccatagaaTCAAGTTTCATTCACATATCTTGAGGtcagagttcaagggacccctttgaaaataactatgccagttgttcccttgcCAAGATTGAGCCTAACTTTGGAGcgttaagcaggatttatacctCTGTGTGGAACTGACGCTGTACCTACGCCACaccctacaccgtagcctgacatgcacctccccaaaaatgtaactacacttTGCGGCAACACAGACCTTCTGGCTATTGTTGCAAGCTGAaatcatttccctcagtggaaaggaagttttaatttactttttttgacagataaaaaaacaataaattgtaaatacaataaagcctccacaaattagtattttatgtcttgtgtgtgattcatcCTGGTTTcgtatgagtagaggaaaagtccaccagcagctaagctaatttatacaatgtaaattgccaTAGGCTtgcgctaataacattagcattttatatatgtttggaaaatgtgtttagtttaagacagttgttttgtcagtgaaccttgtgagctgtaatggagctgaattttgtaaccttaactttgttaaatgttgctgttgtccctggcttcaaaTGAGTAGAGGTAAAGTCCACTAGCAGCTAAGCTATTTTATactatgtaaaatgccataggcgtGTGCTAATAACTTTAggatgttgtatttgtggggaaaatgtgtccagcaaaagacaagtgctttgtctgtgaatgctgtgagttatagtgaagctgatttgtgtagttgtgtttgaaattgccTCTATTAAGTcatgattaatgtgtgttttgggtgtgttttgaatcaacaaaAATTTGCAGCACTTCGCAGAAACTCCACTGCTGACTAGTGGTTTGGAGATgcaaagtgacacagacacaccactgcacaagtataaatgcttacAATGGCTTAGACCATGTGTGTATAGGCTGCCGTGTAGGCTCTGCACAGAGCtcacgcacaagtataaatccgccTTTATTTAGCCCTCCGTCAAGCTGTGGGGCAGCAATTGTATTGGGGGGCCCTGGTCCTCCCTGCTCCCCCTTGGGGGCACCACTGTCTTCACCAACTGTAATGTGTTGTACTTACAGGTAGCAATTCTGGATATCTGAACAGCAGGTTGGAAACACATCCAGCAATGATGTACTGCAGAGGAGAAGAATGCAGAGTCAGTATACTGAAGACAATTTGGATAAACATTTGTTAGAACTTATAGTTTTATCTGCTTTACTTGCTGCATGatttttatcatttgttttttaatgtaagcAATTTGAGCAGAGACTTACGAGTGCTCCACTCAGGAGGGAGACTCTGAACAGAGTGAAGAGGGACTGTGCCATCTCCTGGGTTACTGCGAAAAGAATTCCCACTGCAAAACTGAAGAGACCGCTCACCATCTGCAGAGACTGACAGAGTAACAGAGACTATGAATTCATGAGAGTGTGTGTCCTCAGTGGAAACCATTACCAAATAAAACCACAGTAATTCAATTAAAAGCAAGAAGAAATGCAACATATAGAattgacacagaaaaaaaatctaaatcttgTTCCAAATCAGAGATGTGTTTTCATCCAAATTATAATAATAGATAAACACAGTCTGAGTGAACAAATAACACACCAACAATTTCACCTTTGACAAtattgtgcacatattcacAGAATTATGAAGACACAGTTGTGTGAGCTTTTACACTTAAGTTGCAGAATACCACAAAACCCTCAACTAAGCGTTTCCTGTTGCTGCTGTCCAAGTCTGCACAATGGGTACAAGCTATTTTGGACATCCCCCGTCACTGCACCTCTAATCTGTTTGTCATATCTTGCATACATTTGTGTTGTATATGTTTTTAGGCATGAAATCACACAGTCACAGGGAAGAATGAGTGAAAGATTGTGAACACTAATGCCTGCATCTAAGTCTTTGCAAAGGAAAATAtgtataataaaatacagtaatgtatgaggaaaaaaaacactatcttagttccttttttctctgactaTAGGCAGCATTATTGCAACTGAggaagcaacacacacactaaattaAAGGCTTCTACTGTAAAAACCTGATTACAGTCATATAAGGACATGAACCTTATTGTGTTCAATATTTGTTTAGATTAGACACTTTCCGAGAATGCAgttgtgtcattttgtaaatGCGTGcttataaatgaataaatgcacaCGACAGTAGCTCAGATAGACTATGTTGTCCAGTAAACGCAGGGTTGGtagtttgatccctggctcctcctcaCTGCATATTGTCAAAGAGCAAGACAATGAGCCCCCAACTACTGCTTATGAGCAAGTCAGCACTTTGTATGGCAGCTCTACCATCGGTGTATCATGTATGTGTGGAGGTGAAGATGAGCTTTTTATGAGTGTTTTGCATTGTTCTCACGATGAATGTACTatataaatgcagtccatttatatatatatatatatatatatatatatatatatatatatatatatatatatatacatatatgccTATGGcaaatggactgcatttatgtatatatatatttttaagacTGATATGTATCAGCTGTTACCATGGCTGGCATTATTTTCACCTtgtaagtctgtgtgtgtcatcgtGGCAAAATATTATCCTGTTGACACCTACTGTAGCAGGAACTACTTGAGTACTTTTccaggtgtttatatgtctgtttgtctgtctgtgaaaTGATTTTTGTGACCTTGATAATGTCGCAAACCGCGCAAGTTGCAGTCACTAAACTTTACAGatgtgtagttgagatcaaaatAAAGGCTGAGTCCGAAGATTGGTCAGGTCTGAGCAAGGTGGCCAAAAGTAAGGAGGCAAGAAGTAGGGAAATGGCCATTACAACCCCCAGCTGACATTCATCCTGGGATCGCTGTATCAcagctggagtgatcccatcgcaAGATAGTCGCTAGTTGTTTGATGCAGTCATTTGCAATACTCGTTTTTGGAGTGCTCTGCATTTAAACAAACATATGACCCTCTCTACTGGGGTCATACACATTTGGAGATTTAAGAATGGGGGTCACAAAAATGAAATACTATCTTTTACTTTATGCAAAATGGGGTTCAAGTCAGTGTTGTTGTCAAGATCAACTAAACCGAGACCAAATCGtgaccaagaccagagtgtatAGAGACTAGGGCATGACCAAGACTTTGAGGGGCTGAGATCAAGTCAGGACCAAGATCTAACCAgacacacttatgataaaatGTGGACCATATATAGCTGCTCCTCAAATTGATCCTAAAGATCCACATTACCATAAAAAcgcccacagaaaacaaatgaagattcCTTTTCATTCACCTCTTTTAATGCCATATActatatgtgtgcatgtgtgtaccaTAAGAAAGGtcttgataaaataatcaaaagccATTGCAGAGGTGAATTTCATGTATGGGATTTTCCTTTGTTCTCTTTGAGCAAACAAATACCAACAAATAAGGAGCTGCAATCTACTTCAGTGATATTCCCTTCAGTGGTGACTTTGACCGGTCCTGAAATAAAATCCACTTTGTCTGAGACCGAAACAAGACCAAGTAAAAATGCAGTTGAGTCTGAGACGAGACCAAGACCTTCAAAAAGATGTCTTGAAACCGGTTGTAAGACCAACACCAATGTTAAGCAGTACAACACTGGTTAGAGGACCTTCTCAGAGGGTTTGTTTTATGACATGATATCCTGGGCAGTTTTGTCACTCTTACCCCCAACACAGCCGGTTGTTTCTGCAGAAGGTCATGCAGCGGCCCTTTGTCGTCCGGCACAAGCTCTAAAGCCTGGTAATGTCGCACCAACAGCGGCTGTCTGTGCGCAGCTCTGCGTGGCTGGTCATCATCTCCATGGATGCTCATGTCAACATCAGCACAGGCCATGGTGCTTCTCTGACCTGGAGGGATGATGGTTTTTAATTTATACTGTCTATCCTTTGGTTTTCACATGAGACAAACAAAGCAGCAGAACTTAAAAAGTACCCAGAGTGACCAGAAAATTAGAAACCCTTGTACATTTTAATGCAATATCACACAACAGTCCTGTgataaattgtgaaaataagGAATTTTAATTGTTGCTGACACTGTGAGGTGATTATTCAGCATGTCTTTGAGACTTTAATTGTTGCATCATTTTAGAAGGTGCcacatatttctttatttaggTAAGTAAGGCAGATAAGAAATTAGACATATCTTTTACTACAATGCAATCATGCAATTATATCCTCACCACAGAGTACGGCTTTACCATGTAGCCAAGTAAAAGCCCAAAGAATCAAAGGAGGGCTGCcaataaaatttaaacagtGTATATAGATAGTATATATTGCAGGGCATTTTGAAGCTCTGAGCGGTCTCATTCTCATACACTGAGCAGAATTACAGAATTCAACATTCAAAAAAACTTTCAATCCactacagtaaacacacacatgcatgtgcagaCTCTGAGATGCTCGTACATTCACATTTTCTATTGCAAATATGTacaaaaagcttttattttccGTGCAATTCAATAATGAACTTACCAGGTTTGGCTTGAGGAGTATCTATTTCACACTCTGTATCGGTCTCAAACAAGTGCCTCAGTCATTTTCACTTCCCTGCAAATACTTTGAAAGATGAGGTCACCTCACGCCTTAACTTCCTCACTCTGCCAGTGGTCTCTGCAGTATCACAATGATCAACCCCCAGTGCCTCAATGCATAAGTTGTATGTTATGGTCCAGTATTTCTAAATTCAGtcaaaacagttttctttacatttaTAATCATAAATAACGTAAAATATCAAGtttacagttttaaatgtttgcCAAATCAGTTGCACGCAAGCAttttgtgggtttgtgtgtaTTCGTGTGAGAGACataaaagagaggaggagggggggcggacaaaGACAATCGGTGTACCAGGTCATTTCCTTTTCAAACTCGTTCGACAAAGCAGCGAATTTCAGGTCTCAATCCAGATAAGAGACGGAAAAAAAAGGTAGGTTACTGAAAACCTCAACAGCAGATCACCACGGTGATAAAAACCTGCTTTAACcttctttgttttgttcacaGGAAAATGAAGAAGACATTTGTTTGTGATGAATCAATGATCATCACCATTCCCATTGGGAGTCTGAGGGATGCCAGAGAGGGTCAACTGATGCCCGAGAAatttcagtgtgtgtacagAGATTCCTACAAGGTCTTTGTTTTGAAGGGGAAACCCAAACCTCTTGGAGTAAGTTATGTCTTATACAGCTGGAGCCACGATCACAGACTGTTTCATAGCTTTATACTTATATTCTTTGGCTTTAACTTACACAGAAAACATGCAGCATTGCAATGGAATAttat is part of the Epinephelus fuscoguttatus linkage group LG8, E.fuscoguttatus.final_Chr_v1 genome and harbors:
- the si:ch211-269k10.4 gene encoding uncharacterized protein si:ch211-269k10.4, with the protein product MACADVDMSIHGDDDQPRRAAHRQPLLVRHYQALELVPDDKGPLHDLLQKQPAVLGSLQMVSGLFSFAVGILFAVTQEMAQSLFTLFRVSLLSGALYIIAGCVSNLLFRYPELLPISFGVNCGCIVVAVVSSCLISVDLADWSPKNDQHLRMEVLELCVLGLEIFLSAVLCFWFVKARRAKSP